From Astatotilapia calliptera chromosome 19, fAstCal1.2, whole genome shotgun sequence, a single genomic window includes:
- the LOC113011958 gene encoding uncharacterized protein LOC113011958 isoform X5 — MRTFSFNCCSVSGLALVIQEMPLYRRQEITHGLLGYLRNADNAINEPACRQQNESDAQWVKAKLGPFVQYTAYSDLKDFNISTAGLLSTLNPSEVAQLLLSSGASNNTDFIDLVFEKLEEGNVLKNVDEFLTQLTANGQTPHFQPVVRDRIMNATFIVISPHFSTFTTNDYELWFHVKLIPILASFTPEMLINTTTNISCMNYQVIVSGLALVIQEMPLYRRQEITHGLLGYLRNADNANNEPACRQQNESDAQWVKANLGPFIQYTAYSDLKDFNISTLTVLDVLSPSQKAELILDPNSGALNDAHVVREVLTSLTETSDYEQLNQFFQAFANINKQRNVTFIQNPDVRDTILNLTLTALAPQLKDFQPEDYQQWFQVYLVPVMASILPSSLRVIPSNITCESYQAIYDGLAQSLAALPLDLSQGVRSSKQYLQDTFPRCSVPASFVCKVTPVHVNLICDGVDGSKLEQILSAGNSSAALCNFTITEHACSSAPYLTSSNLVTLLNCTLKSQNIYPVEVWKLFFQKASAVLDQALETFANMASNNTYPTSSNVLEALGEVRIDNFNQAQLQSEEFITSWFKTKIRPFLAVPSFNFLFCLSSKNFSCQTYQTVIQAFGSQKASMDRDTQQAVFTHFIKPFLSRNDSTDPGCVSSITGSQAWLKANLGDFSDFATVQDLQAFNPNLSTAELLSVLSPSQMAQLVLSLGASNNTDLIDRVFERLQEGNALKNVDGFLTQLTANGQTPHFQPVVRDRVMNTTFIIISPHFSTFTTNDYELWFHVKLIPILASFTPEMLINATTTISCTNYQVIVSGLALVIQEMPLYRRQEITHGLLGYLRNAENAINEPACRQQNESDAQWVKANLGPFVQYTSYSDLKDFNISTAGLLSTLNPSEVAQLLLSSGASNNTDFIDLVFEKLEEGNVLKNVDEFLTQLTANGQTPHFQPVVRDRVMNTTFIIISPHFSTFTTNDYELWFHVKLIPILASFTPEMLINTTTTISCTNYQVIVSGLALVIQEMPLYRRQEITHGLLGYLRNADNAINEPACRQQNESDAQWVKANLGLFVQYTSYSDLKDFNISMVNIADLLSFSQVVNLAATPSQLKSKEDVMNVMAVINPFDFGAFFDEVSPAIKVHSANYSQEVKSAFLEAVFNRGNLSSPTVSDGDFLLWLRVRLSPLLTNLSSSLVTPLFSIGIKRSCNSSQEMFALLDTLTTTLSSSTQSEIYKNIIVFLQGPPPLKCYGGGSFFVYLRNTFLSFGFPDLSTLVSLLPPMRKSELLDTISTSELGQFLSQPNVIGNSTDICVIFNNYNNTSAFLETEDVQDNVKKVILPCIWPSALNSRSRAEANLWFDLRLRNYLRFLSKSLISPDEVQNASCFAFQKLVYVMGNNFAYNSSEFEQQYVYTTIKTYLSAGSGARCYNASDAELNSTAWFVSNIGNFVTFITLDDLTTFVSTAQFQVFLKNQANLELFNNNAIPANVTNYYVTQLFAFDPNFKPVNLPGFFLCSSAVPPLAYTTMTEAETMVILDNLKTFCNGTQDPEVSAALASNIKTITPQIFTALGSSSAGLSNSQISSVPSSVLISSLSTLGSISTWSQDQASIIIQTLTASGFQINSESSLASLGTLVIGLPSEAIENTSASVLLSVSKSTTFVSNMLAAPSVVQMTFVKKIISLDTNPSQVVLNVPDAMAVEIPPSLLVFSDQSADITVLNRKTWTPDQAAIFFGVLDNTNFDIEQLSPSVLQGFTCTSAQKMTQFRTKELIRACRPRSGRAKVQLKESQLTCMLNLLSGEISQNFTDYPSDMLLYLSSKNVNKGNCRSYFSALGAADFSVASKILNKGSQLFREATVCLGINGLSLSRENIEILGNMACTLDGSYIQNADPLILEKLKACNDFSASQVAAMETLLLSGTTQYGNAASWNKQTLENLVPLPLYFTRNIWNRFDSTTKKMFLKTFMPKLRKANTEKSKLKTLFQAISGRTTKRGAGCTKGNITQVIVSDSAFPFGYDLTQFDLCLDVPVLKENLNSICNKVDDNGFQTVILKKLNEAFPSGIPDQDVQLLGSVSRVASLDDISKWNITKIDTLAALMKAEDGPWEAAKSNKIITQYLSTSGNSLGSTELTIIDSNLCSLNTSTLQTISPDSIRNASPLNVSSCSAEQKQVLYGISTTSFSSQRSSSSIIYQLIKPYLGGAPLQDIVTLSTQNISMDISTFSSLDPAVIANLTVSNVKGLVGMHLPDLKLFENDTVVQTWINLQLQSELDTLNLGLISNRISPTPGSNSTTTAPGSNSTTTAPGSNSTTTAPGSNSTTIAPGSNSTTTAPGSNSTTTAPGSNSTTIAPGSNSTTTAPGSNSTTIAPGSNSTTTAPGSNSTTTASLTNGEVELGKSQTTMMLGALLTAVLQMLLQPA; from the exons ACCCCACATTTCCAGCCTGTTGTGAGAGATCGGATCATGAATGCGACCTTCATCGTCATCAGTCCACATTTCTCCACTTTCACGACAAACGACTATGAACTTTGGTTCCATGTGAAACTGATTCCTATCCTTGCCAGTTTTACTCCAGAAATGCTCATAAACACAACCACAAACATCAGCTGCATGAATTACCAAGTCAT TGTGAGTGGGTTGGCTTTAGTTATCCAGGAGATGCCACTGTACAGACGGCAAGAGATCACACATGGTCTGCTGGGCTACCTAAGAAATGCTGACAATGCCAACAATGAGCCAG CTTGCAGGCAACAAAATGAGAGTGATGCCCAATGGGTTAAAGCAAATCTGGGTCCATTCATCCAATATACAGCGTACTCTGACCTCAAAGACTTCAACATCTCTACG CTGACAGTTCTGGACGTTCTTTCACCATCGCAGAAGGCTGAACTAATCCTAGATCCAAACAGTGGTGCTTTAAACGATGCACATGTTGTAAGGGAGGTGTTGACAAGCTTGACAGAGACCAGTGATTATGAGCAGCTCAACCAATTCTTCCAGGCTTTTGCAAACATCaacaagcag AGAAATGTCACCTTCATCCAAAATCCAGATGTGCGAGACACCATTTTGAACCTGACCTTGACAGCCCTTGCTCCTCAGCTTAAAGACTTTCAGCCAGAAGACTATCAACAGTGGTTCCAGGTTTATTTGGTTCCTGTGATGGCGAGCATCCTTCCTAGCAGCTTGCGGGTGATCCCCAGTAACATCACCTGTGAATCCTACCAGGCTAT aTACGATGGTCTTGCGCAGAGTTTGGCAGCATTGCCACTGGACCTTTCACAGGGCGTGAGATCAAGCAAGCAGTACCTCCAGGACACATTCCCAC GCTGCTCAGTTCCAGCTTCCTTTGTG tGCAAGGTGACCCCAGTTCATG TGAATCTCATTTGTGATGGAGTTGATGG tTCAAAACTTGAACAAATCCTGTCAGCTGGCAATTCCTCGGCAGCCCTGTGCAATTTCACCATCACAGAACATGCCTGTTCCTCT gCTCCCTATCTCACATCCAGCAACTTGGTCACACTGCTGAACTGCACACTGAAAAGCCAAAACATATACCCAGTAGAAGTCTGGAAGCTTTTCTTCCAAAAAGCCTCTGCTGTACTGGACCAGGCCCTTGAGACATTTGCTAACATG GCCAGCAACAACACTTACCCGACCTCGTCAAATGTGCTCGAGGCTCTTGGAGAAGTGAGAATTGACAACTTCAACCAGGCACAACTACAGAGTGAGGAGTTCATTACCAGCTGGTTCAAAACAAAGATCCGTCCGTTTCTGGCCGTTCCATCTTTCAACTTCCTATTTTGCCTTAGCTCCAAAAACTTCAGCTGCCAGACATACCAGACTGT CATTCAGGCATTTGGAAGCCAAAAGGCATCCAtggacagagacacacagcaaGCAGTCTTCACTCACTTCATCAAACCGTTCTTGTCAAGAAATGACTCAACAG ATCCTGGCTGTGTCTCATCTATCACGGGGAGCCAAGCGTGGCTAAAGGCAAACCTTGGCGACTTCTCTGATTTTGCAACTGTGCAGGACTTGCAAGCCTTCAATCCTAATTTGTCCACT GCTGAATTGTTGTCAGTCCTCAGTCCTTCTCAGATGGCACAGCTGGTACTGAGTTTGGGAGCCTCCAATAACACAGATTTGATTGATCGTGTGTTTGAGCGACTGCAAGAGGGCAACGCTCTAAAAAATGTGGATGGATTCCTCACACAACTGACAGCCAATGGACAG ACCCCACATTTCCAGCCTGTTGTGAGAGATCGGGTCATGAATACgaccttcatcatcatcagtccaCATTTCTCCACTTTCACGACAAACGACTATGAACTTTGGTTCCATGTGAAACTGATTCCTATCCTTGCCAGTTTTACTCCAGAAATGCTGATAAACGCAACCacaaccatcagctgcacaaaCTACCAAGTCAT TGTGAGTGGGTTGGCTTTAGTTATCCAGGAGATGCCACTGTACAGACGGCAAGAGATCACACATGGTCTGCTGGGCTACCtaagaaatgctgaaaatgCCATCAATGAGCCAG CTTGCAGGCAACAAAATGAGAGTGATGCCCAATGGGTTAAAGCAAATCTGGGTCCATTCGTCCAATATACATCATACTCTGACCTCAAAGACTTCAACATCTCTACG GCTGGATTGTTGTCAACGCTCAATCCCTCTGAGGTGGCACAGCTGCTACTGAGCTCTGGAGCCTCAAATAACACAGATTTTATTGATCTTGTGTTTGAAAAGCTTGAAGAGGGCAATGTTCTAAAAAATGTGGATGAATTCctgacacagctgacagccaaTGGACAG ACCCCACATTTCCAGCCTGTTGTGAGAGATCGGGTCATGAATACgaccttcatcatcatcagtccaCATTTCTCCACTTTCACGACAAACGACTATGAACTTTGGTTCCATGTGAAACTGATTCCTATCCTTGCCAGTTTTACTCCAGAAATGCTCATAAACACAACCACAACCATCAGCTGCACGAACTACCAAGTCAT TGTGAGTGGGTTGGCTTTAGTTATCCAGGAGATGCCACTGTACAGACGGCAAGAGATCACACATGGTCTGCTGGGCTACCTAAGAAATGCTGACAATGCCATCAATGAGCCAG CTTGCAGGCAACAAAATGAGAGTGATGCCCAATGGGTTAAAGCAAATCTGGGTCTATTTGTCCAATATACATCATACTCTGACCTCAAAGACTTCAACATCTCCATG GTGAATATAGCAGATCTGCTCAGTTTTAGTCAGGTGGTCAACCTTGCAGCAACTCCTTCCCAGCTAAAGAGCAAGGAAGATGTTATGAACGTCATGGCAGTCATCAATCCTTTTGACTTTGGCGCTTTCTTTGATGAAGTCTCACCAGCTATTAAG GTCCACTCAGCTAACTACTCACAGGAAGTGAAGTCTGCATTCCTTGAAGCAGTTTTCAACAGAGGGAATCTGTCATCTCCAACTGTCAGTGATGGAGACTTCCTGCTATGGCTCAGAGTTCGCCTGAGTCCTCTCCTGACCAACCTCTCTTCCAGCCTGGTGACACCCTTATTCAGCATCGGGATAAAAAGgagttgtaacagcagccaagaGAT gtTTGCATTGCTGGACACATTGACCACAACACTCAGCAGCAGCACCCAAAGCGAGATCTACAAAAACATCATTGTCTTCCTTCAAG GTCCACCACCACTCAAGTGTTACGGTGGTGGAAGCTTCTTTGTCTATCTGAGGAACACTTTCCTCAGCTTTGGTTTTCCAGATTTGTCCACGTTAGTGTCACTTCTGCCACCAATGCGCAAATCAGAg CTTCTGGATACCATCAGCACCTCAGAGCTTGGCCAGTTCCTTAGTCAGCCCAATGTGATTGGTAACAGTACTGACATCTGTGTCATCTTCAACAACTACAACAACACTTCTGCCTTCCTTGAGACT GAGGATGTTCAAGACAATGTAAAGAAGGTGATCCTCCCCTGTATTTGGCCTTCTGCGCTGAATAGCAGGAGCAGAGCTGAGGCTAATTTATGGTTTGACCTACGACTGAGGAACTATCTTAGATTCCTCAGCAAGAGCCTCATCAGCCCCGACGAAGTGCAGAACGCCTCATGTTTTGCCTTCCAGAAACT GGTCTATGTGATGGGAAATAACTTCGCATACAACAGCTCTGAGTTTGAACAGCAGTACGTTTATACCACCATCAAGACCTACTTGAGTGCTG GTTCTGGAGCCAGATGCTACAATGCCAGTGATGCAGAACTGAACTCTACTGCCTGGTTTGTCAGTAACATCGGGAACTTTGTGACATTTATCACTCTGGATGACCTCACCACCTTTGTCTCCACCGCTCAG TTTCAAGTGTTCTTGAAGAACCAAGCCAACCTGGAACTCTTCAACAATAACGCAATCCCAGCAAATGTAACCAACTACTATGTCACACAGCTTTTTGCATTCGATCCGAACTTCAAGCCGGTCAA tctCCCAGGCTTTTTCCTGTGCTCTTCTGCGGTGCCACCTTTGGCATATACTACTATGACTGAAGCTGAAACCATGGTTATCTTAGACAATCTGAAGACTTTCTGCAATGGCACCCAGGACCCTGAG gtttctgctgctttggcatCCAACATCAAGACAATTACACCACAGATATTTACAGCTCTTGGAAGCTCCAGCGCAGGGCTGAGTAACAGCCAGATCAGTTCAGTTCCCTCATCAGTGCTCATCTCTTCTTTGTCCACCCTGGGCTCAATCAGTACCTGGAGCCAGGATCAGGCCTCAATAATCATCCAAACCCTTACTGCCTCAGGCTTCCAG ATCAACAGCGAATCTTCCCTGGCATCCCTTGGCACGCTTGTTATTGGACTTCCTTCAGAAGCAATAGAAAACACCAGCGCTTCTGTGCTACTCAGCGTCTCAAAGAGCACCACCTTCGTTTCCAACATGCTGGCAGCCCCAAGTGTTGTCCAAATGACCTTCGTCAAAAAG ATCATTTCTCTGGACACAAATCCATCACAAGTGGTGCTGAATGTGCCAGATGCTATGGCAGTTGAGATCCCACCATCCCTGTTGGTGTTTTCTGACCAATCTGCAGACATCACCGTGCTCAATAGAAAAACCTGGACACCAGATCAG gcTGCCATCTTTTTTGGGGTCCTTGACAACACAAACTTTGACATTGAGCA GCTTTCTCCCTCAGTGCTGCAAGGCTTCACTTGCACTTCTGCCCAGAAAATGACACAATTCAGGACCAAGGAGCTAATCAGGGCCTGTAGGCCCCGGTCAGGCCGAGCCAAAGTGCAGTTAAAGGAATCCCAG CTAACCTGCATGCTCAACTTGCTGAGTGGAGAAATCTCACAAAACTTTACAGATTATCCATCAGACATGCTTCTCTACTTAAG cagcaaaaatgtTAACAAAGGCAACTGCAGGTCATACTTTTCTGCACTGGGTGCGGCAGACTTCTCTGTGGCCTCCAAAATCTTGAATAAGGGCTCGCAGCTGTTCCGTGAAGCCACTGTGTGCTTG ggtATAAATGGCTTGAGCCTGAGCAGAGAGAATATAGAGATCTTGGGGAACATGGCTTGCACTCTGGATGGGTCTTACATACAGAACGCAGATCCTCTCATCCTGGAGAAACTTAAAGCCTGCAATGACTTCTCTGCCAGCCAGGTGGCAGCCATGGAGACATTGCTGCTGTCTGGAACAACACAATATGG AAATGCCGCTTCCTGGAACAAGCAAACACTGGAGAACCTCGTACCCCTTCCACTCTACTTCACAAGAAATATCTGGAACCGGTTCGATTCT acaacaaagaaaatgttcctGAAGACCTTCATGCCCAAACTGAGGaaagcaaacacagagaaaagcaaGCTCAAGACGCTGTTCCAAGCGATCAGCGGCCGGACAACAAAACGAGGAGCAG GTTGTACCAAGGGCAACATCACCCAGGTGATAGTTAGCGACTCCGCCTTCCCCTTTGGCTATGATCTCACGCAGTTTGACCTCTGCCTGGATGTTCCCGTTCTGAAAGAAAACCTCAACTCCATCTGCAACAAAGTGGATGATAATGGTTTCCAGACTGTCATCCTAAAGAAACTCAATGAG GCATTCCCGTCAGGGATTCCTGATCAGGATGTCCAGTTGCTTGGATCAGTGTCTCGTGTGGCATCACTTGACGATATATCCAAGTGGAACATAACCAAAATTGACACCCTTGCAGCTCTAATGAAAGCTGAAGATGGACCCTGGGAGGCAGCAAAG AGCAACAAAATCATCACTCAGTATCTGAGCACTTCTGGAAACTCGCTGGGCAGCACTGAGCTGACCATTATTGACTCCAACCTGTGCTCACTAAACACCAGTACACTGCAGACCATCAGCCCAGACAGCATCAG AAATGCCAGCCCTCTGAATGTGTCATCATGTTCAGCTGAGCAGAAGCAAGTCCTGTATGGCATCAGTACCACTTCCTTCAGCTCACAACGGTCCAGCTCCAGTATCATTTACCAGTTGATTAAGCCCTATCTAG GTGGAGCACCTCTGCAGGATATAGTAACACTGTCAACACAAAACATCAGCATGGACATAAGCACTTTCAGCAGTCTGGACCCTGCTGTTATAGCT AATTTGACTGTGAGCAACGTTAAAGGCCTCGTGGGTATGCACCTACCTGATCTGAAGCTGTTTGAGAATGATACTGTAGTTCAGACCTGGAtcaacctgcagctgcagtcaGAGCTGGACACACTGAATCTGGGTCTGATCAGCAACAGAATCAGCCCAACTCCAGGCTCCAACAGCACCACCACTGCACCAGGCTCCAACAGCACCACCACTGCACCAGGCTCCAACAGCACCACCACTGCACCAGGCTCCAACAGCACCACCATTGCACCAGGCTCCAACAGCACCACCACTGCACCAGGCTCCAACAGCACCACCACTGCACCAGGGTCCAACAGCACCACCATTGCACCAGGCTCCAACAGCACCACCACTGCACCAGGCTCCAACAGCACCACCATTGCACCAGGCTCCAACAGCACCACCACTGCACCAGGCTCCAACAGCACCACCACTGCCTCTCTAACCAATGGGGAAGTGGAGCTTGGAAAATCCCAGACAACTATGATGCTGGGTGCTCTGCTAACAGCTGTACTACAAATGCTACTACAACCAGCCTAA